The following proteins come from a genomic window of Vallitaleaceae bacterium 9-2:
- a CDS encoding lectin like domain-containing protein, translating into MKRRISSLMIAIMLITIMYMPIDAIEAGPVIEYNGKLISFNDNYGYPFIDENNRTQVPFRRTLEAIGASVSWNAKKQMASAVKDGVRVDVPIGAMYIYKNGEKILNDTQSRIIDNRTYLPIRVVLEAFGSTVTWNASEQKVVITYEEETNLFTRIPAKYDLRNHGKVTPIRNQFDTGACWAFASLGALESALLPKETWDFSEDHLSLGHGYNLSQAKGGNYMIALSYLTRWSGPVLEKDDPFNDKKTNAQAPVIKHLQEAQFIPSKDYAGIKVAIMGHAGVQSSMHVSDLTFTANTDYYNPTTASYYYNGNKAINHDVVLIGWDDNYPKENFNIEPRRNGAFLAKNSYGTAFGKEGYFYISYEDIQIGTQNIVYTRIDNVDNYDKIYQADWLGFVGQIGYGEETAYFSNVYETQGPEELKAVSFYATDETSTYEIYVVDNYENTESFFDMRLIKRGSKTYGGYYTVDFETPIPVDGRYAVIVKITTPNSEYPVAAEFKKENSWISTVNLKDGDGYMSYDGLKWDDVEETLNANVSLKAFTNIL; encoded by the coding sequence GTGAAGAGAAGAATTTCAAGTTTGATGATTGCAATTATGCTGATCACCATAATGTATATGCCGATTGATGCCATAGAGGCTGGTCCTGTCATTGAGTATAATGGTAAATTGATTTCGTTCAATGACAATTATGGCTATCCATTTATTGATGAAAACAATCGGACGCAAGTGCCATTTAGACGTACATTAGAAGCGATAGGCGCAAGTGTAAGCTGGAATGCAAAAAAGCAAATGGCTTCAGCCGTCAAAGACGGAGTGCGGGTGGATGTTCCTATTGGAGCGATGTACATTTATAAAAACGGTGAAAAAATATTAAATGACACGCAATCGCGTATTATTGATAATCGTACCTATCTTCCTATCCGTGTGGTTTTGGAAGCTTTTGGCAGCACAGTGACTTGGAATGCTTCGGAACAAAAAGTTGTCATTACTTATGAAGAAGAGACCAATTTATTTACACGAATACCGGCAAAATATGATTTGCGCAATCATGGCAAAGTAACGCCTATAAGAAATCAGTTTGACACAGGTGCATGCTGGGCATTTGCCTCTCTTGGCGCTCTCGAATCAGCGCTATTGCCCAAAGAGACATGGGATTTTTCAGAAGACCATTTAAGTCTTGGACACGGCTACAATCTAAGTCAGGCAAAAGGTGGAAATTATATGATTGCCTTAAGCTATTTGACACGCTGGTCAGGACCGGTACTAGAAAAAGATGATCCGTTCAACGATAAAAAAACGAATGCACAGGCCCCAGTTATTAAGCACCTTCAAGAAGCGCAGTTTATACCTTCAAAAGACTATGCGGGAATAAAAGTGGCCATCATGGGGCACGCAGGGGTACAAAGTTCAATGCATGTATCGGACTTAACGTTTACTGCAAATACAGATTATTATAACCCGACAACAGCAAGTTATTATTATAATGGGAACAAAGCAATCAATCATGACGTCGTATTAATTGGATGGGATGACAATTACCCAAAAGAGAACTTCAATATTGAACCAAGACGCAATGGAGCTTTCTTAGCTAAAAATAGTTATGGAACAGCCTTTGGAAAAGAAGGATATTTTTATATTTCCTATGAAGATATTCAGATTGGCACACAAAACATTGTCTATACGCGTATTGATAATGTAGATAATTATGACAAAATATATCAGGCGGATTGGCTTGGTTTTGTTGGACAAATCGGATATGGTGAGGAGACGGCGTATTTTTCTAATGTTTATGAGACCCAAGGGCCAGAAGAACTTAAAGCTGTCAGTTTTTATGCGACAGATGAGACCTCAACCTATGAAATATATGTGGTCGATAACTATGAAAATACAGAAAGCTTTTTTGATATGCGTTTAATAAAACGAGGTAGCAAAACATATGGAGGATACTACACAGTAGATTTTGAGACACCAATTCCTGTGGATGGACGGTATGCGGTTATTGTTAAAATAACGACGCCAAACAGCGAGTATCCGGTAGCGGCTGAGTTTAAAAAAGAAAATTCTTGGATAAGCACAGTGAACCTTAAAGATGGAGATGGCTATATGAGTTATGATGGACTCAAATGGGATGACGTGGAAGAAACGTTAAATGCCAATGTTAGTTTAAAAGCATTCACCAATATTTTGTAA
- the hpt gene encoding hypoxanthine phosphoribosyltransferase — MATTIDVLISEEELVKRTKDLGEQISKEYEGKEINMICVLKGGVMFMTDLAKELVPPMTMDFMAISSYGNETTSTGVVKIVKDLDDSIEGKDILIVEDIIDSGRTLNYLVHVLNQRKPNSIKIVTLLDKPDRRVVDVDVEYVGFTIPDEFVVGYGLDYCQHYRNLPYIGKISVLDE, encoded by the coding sequence ATGGCTACGACAATTGACGTTCTGATTTCAGAAGAGGAACTCGTAAAAAGAACCAAAGATTTAGGGGAACAAATTTCAAAAGAATATGAAGGTAAAGAAATCAATATGATTTGTGTGCTCAAAGGTGGAGTTATGTTTATGACTGACTTGGCTAAAGAGCTTGTACCACCCATGACAATGGATTTTATGGCGATATCAAGTTATGGCAATGAGACAACAAGTACAGGGGTTGTAAAAATAGTTAAAGACTTAGATGATTCAATTGAAGGCAAAGACATACTTATTGTTGAAGATATCATTGATTCAGGAAGAACATTGAATTATTTGGTCCACGTACTAAACCAAAGAAAACCTAACAGCATTAAAATAGTGACATTGCTAGATAAGCCAGACCGACGCGTTGTTGACGTTGATGTTGAGTATGTCGGCTTTACAATTCCTGATGAGTTTGTTGTAGGATATGGATTAGACTACTGCCAACATTACCGTAATCTCCCTTATATTGGAAAGATTAGTGTGTTGGATGAGTAA
- a CDS encoding alpha/beta hydrolase has protein sequence MEKQTWVIQGSKNQKIFLRRYKNKSEEQVKGIVHILHGMAEYGARYGHFAQFLVEHGYTVYIHDHRKHGKSLQRNERVGIFTNDTWEDMIEDIHHVQKFIKSNEPETAHIMLGHSMGSVLLRYYLTVYGEEVDRAIIMGTVHSHLLENKAGAILSAACEAVAPSIRNKALDYLFVGRMNKTFEPAATEFDWLSRDKKVVDWYINSPLCGYQYSPRFYKEFAKGLDYVSNEENIIKTPHIPIALISGDMDPVGQFMEGVTSVYNMYKRLGYDVDLKSVANARHEILNEINKEEIYELVLNLIEGKQDEKR, from the coding sequence ATGGAAAAACAAACTTGGGTTATTCAAGGGTCAAAAAATCAAAAGATATTTTTGAGACGATATAAAAACAAAAGCGAAGAACAAGTAAAAGGGATTGTACATATTTTACACGGTATGGCAGAGTATGGGGCAAGATACGGGCACTTTGCGCAGTTTTTGGTTGAACATGGTTATACCGTTTATATCCATGATCATCGTAAACATGGGAAAAGCCTTCAAAGAAATGAACGCGTAGGTATCTTCACCAATGATACATGGGAAGACATGATTGAAGATATTCATCATGTGCAAAAATTCATAAAATCTAACGAACCAGAGACGGCTCATATTATGTTGGGACACTCAATGGGATCAGTACTGCTACGCTATTATCTGACAGTTTATGGCGAAGAAGTGGACCGAGCAATTATTATGGGAACTGTGCACTCACATTTATTGGAAAATAAAGCCGGAGCCATTTTAAGTGCAGCATGCGAAGCGGTTGCGCCCTCTATACGCAATAAGGCTTTAGATTATTTGTTTGTTGGAAGAATGAACAAAACCTTTGAGCCTGCCGCTACAGAATTTGATTGGTTGTCACGTGATAAAAAAGTGGTGGACTGGTACATTAACAGTCCATTATGCGGGTACCAATATTCACCACGGTTTTACAAAGAATTTGCCAAAGGCTTGGATTATGTCTCAAATGAAGAGAATATCATAAAAACTCCACATATTCCTATTGCATTGATTTCAGGGGATATGGACCCTGTGGGACAGTTTATGGAAGGCGTTACGAGTGTTTATAATATGTATAAACGCTTAGGTTATGATGTGGATTTAAAAAGTGTTGCAAATGCACGTCATGAAATTCTCAATGAGATTAACAAAGAAGAAATTTATGAGCTTGTATTGAACTTAATAGAAGGGAAGCAGGATGAAAAAAGGTGA
- the ftsH gene encoding ATP-dependent zinc metalloprotease FtsH produces the protein MKKYMRGFSFYALLILILLFALILTNPTNEQMADNYGELELMKDVEAGRVVRVEITQNQEIPTGVLRAYFQDGKEESFYVPNTTVMGTKIAETGQEIPIHYSDVQRPSFLMSILPSIIILIAVVFLLMFIMNQAQGGGGGSKVMSFGKSKAKMVVDENKKVTFQNVAGLEEEKEELEEVVEFLKSPKKFVELGARIPKGVVLVGPPGTGKTLLAKAVSGEAGVPFFSISGSDFVEMFVGVGASRVRDLFEQAKKNAPCIVFIDEIDAVGRKRGAGLGGGHDEREQTLNQLLVEMDGFGINEGVIVIAATNRVDILDPALLRPGRFDRKVYVGRPDVKGREEILKVHAKGKPLSDNINLLEVAQTTAGFTGADLENLVNEAAIYAARENKKVIEQEHMRQAFIKVGIGTEKRSRVISEKEKRITAYHEAGHAIIHHVLEEIDSVHSISIIPTGFAGGYTMPLPKADEMYLTKRKMEQEIVALLGGRAAEQLVLDDVTTGASNDIERATGIARNMVVRYGMSDVLGPIQYGGDNDEVFIGRDWGHTRNYGENIAGIIDGEIKRIVGDSFEEAKRLLEEHMEVLHRTAKLLMEKEKIDGEQFEKLFDVLEEPEIAPEISPV, from the coding sequence ATGAAGAAATATATGCGTGGATTTAGTTTTTACGCACTACTGATTCTCATTTTGCTATTTGCTCTTATTCTTACAAATCCGACAAACGAACAAATGGCAGATAATTATGGTGAATTAGAATTAATGAAGGATGTCGAAGCAGGGCGAGTGGTACGTGTTGAGATCACTCAAAATCAAGAGATTCCTACAGGTGTTCTTCGTGCTTATTTTCAAGATGGAAAAGAAGAAAGCTTTTATGTTCCTAATACAACCGTCATGGGAACAAAAATTGCTGAAACCGGACAAGAAATTCCGATTCATTATTCGGATGTACAGCGTCCAAGCTTTTTGATGAGTATTTTACCATCAATCATTATACTGATTGCCGTTGTGTTTTTGTTGATGTTCATCATGAACCAGGCACAAGGTGGCGGTGGAGGATCCAAAGTAATGTCTTTTGGAAAATCTAAGGCAAAAATGGTTGTGGATGAAAACAAAAAGGTTACATTCCAAAATGTAGCCGGATTAGAAGAAGAAAAAGAAGAACTTGAAGAAGTGGTTGAGTTTTTAAAAAGCCCTAAGAAGTTTGTAGAATTAGGTGCAAGAATTCCAAAGGGAGTTGTTCTAGTTGGACCTCCGGGAACAGGAAAAACTTTGTTGGCAAAAGCTGTGTCCGGAGAAGCCGGAGTACCGTTCTTTAGTATTTCTGGTTCTGATTTTGTCGAAATGTTTGTTGGGGTCGGAGCTTCACGAGTTCGTGACTTATTTGAACAGGCAAAAAAGAATGCGCCATGTATTGTGTTTATCGATGAGATTGATGCAGTAGGTCGTAAGCGTGGAGCTGGACTTGGTGGTGGACATGATGAGCGTGAGCAGACACTGAATCAATTGTTGGTTGAGATGGATGGATTTGGCATTAATGAAGGTGTCATTGTTATTGCAGCTACAAACCGTGTTGATATTCTTGACCCGGCGCTTTTACGCCCAGGTCGATTTGATAGAAAAGTATATGTTGGACGCCCAGATGTTAAAGGCCGTGAAGAAATTCTAAAAGTGCATGCTAAAGGTAAGCCTTTATCAGACAATATTAATTTACTTGAAGTGGCTCAGACAACAGCTGGTTTTACCGGAGCTGACTTAGAGAACTTGGTTAACGAAGCGGCAATCTATGCTGCGCGTGAAAACAAAAAAGTTATTGAACAAGAGCATATGCGTCAAGCATTTATTAAAGTTGGAATCGGAACAGAAAAACGATCCAGAGTTATTAGTGAAAAAGAAAAGAGAATAACAGCGTATCATGAAGCGGGACACGCAATTATTCATCATGTGCTAGAAGAAATTGATTCCGTACATAGTATCTCAATTATACCAACAGGATTTGCTGGTGGATATACAATGCCTCTACCTAAGGCAGATGAGATGTACTTAACAAAAAGAAAAATGGAGCAAGAAATTGTTGCGCTTTTAGGCGGTCGAGCTGCTGAACAATTGGTGTTAGATGATGTGACAACAGGTGCGTCTAATGATATTGAGCGTGCAACAGGTATTGCGAGAAATATGGTGGTTCGATATGGAATGTCTGACGTACTAGGACCGATTCAGTACGGAGGAGACAATGATGAAGTGTTCATCGGACGTGACTGGGGACATACCAGAAACTATGGTGAAAATATCGCGGGTATTATTGATGGTGAGATCAAAAGAATCGTTGGTGACTCTTTTGAAGAAGCGAAGAGACTTCTTGAAGAACATATGGAAGTATTGCACCGTACAGCAAAGCTGCTTATGGAAAAAGAAAAAATTGATGGCGAACAATTTGAAAAATTGTTTGATGTATTAGAGGAGCCAGAAATAGCACCGGAAATTTCACCTGTATAA
- a CDS encoding class I SAM-dependent RNA methyltransferase, translated as MKIYNITAPCMFGLEAIVKKEVKDLGYEIVGVTDGRVTFQADARGICRSNINLRVAERILIEVDDFKATTFEQLFDKIKGIAWEEYIPKDGKFWVKKANSIKSKLFSARDIQSIVKKAIVERLKEAYNTDVIEETGASYPIRIFIKKDMVNVTLDTSGDGLHKRGYRKMIAKAPIRETLGAALVLLSPWNKDRILVDPFCGTGTIPIEAAMIGANIAPGLNREFEAEEWTNIIPKKYWMDAVNEANDAIDHNVQLNIQGFDIDYKVVNVARDCAQNAYVEDYIHFQDRPLSEFKTKKHYGVIVTNPPYGERLEDASTVATLYKQMGNVFEPLTDWSIFIITSFEEFERHYGKKATKNRKLYNGMLKSYIYQYLGPRPPH; from the coding sequence ATGAAAATATATAATATAACTGCCCCATGCATGTTTGGGCTGGAAGCAATTGTAAAAAAAGAAGTCAAGGATTTAGGCTATGAAATCGTAGGCGTTACAGATGGGCGTGTTACCTTTCAAGCAGATGCAAGGGGGATTTGCCGTAGTAATATCAACTTACGTGTAGCCGAGCGGATTTTAATTGAAGTTGATGACTTTAAAGCAACAACCTTTGAACAGCTTTTTGATAAAATTAAAGGGATTGCTTGGGAAGAGTATATTCCAAAGGACGGCAAGTTTTGGGTAAAAAAAGCGAACTCAATTAAATCGAAGCTTTTTAGTGCAAGAGATATTCAGTCTATTGTAAAAAAAGCAATCGTAGAGCGCCTAAAAGAAGCCTATAATACGGATGTAATTGAAGAAACGGGAGCCTCATACCCTATTCGTATTTTTATCAAAAAGGACATGGTTAATGTAACCTTAGATACATCAGGCGATGGATTGCATAAACGCGGCTATCGTAAGATGATTGCCAAAGCACCAATACGTGAAACTCTAGGAGCGGCCTTAGTGCTATTGTCTCCATGGAATAAAGACCGTATATTAGTAGATCCGTTTTGTGGGACAGGTACGATTCCTATTGAGGCGGCAATGATTGGAGCTAATATTGCCCCGGGACTTAACAGAGAATTCGAGGCAGAAGAGTGGACAAATATTATTCCTAAAAAATATTGGATGGATGCAGTGAATGAGGCAAATGACGCGATTGATCATAATGTGCAGCTAAATATACAAGGGTTTGATATTGACTATAAAGTCGTTAATGTTGCAAGAGATTGTGCCCAAAATGCATATGTAGAAGACTATATCCATTTTCAAGATCGTCCTTTAAGTGAATTCAAGACAAAAAAACATTATGGTGTAATTGTGACCAACCCACCATATGGTGAACGTCTGGAAGATGCATCTACAGTGGCAACATTATATAAGCAAATGGGAAATGTTTTTGAGCCTTTGACGGACTGGAGTATTTTTATCATTACATCTTTTGAAGAGTTCGAGCGCCATTACGGGAAAAAGGCGACTAAAAACCGTAAATTGTATAACGGAATGTTAAAATCATATATCTATCAATACCTTGGTCCAAGACCACCACACTAA
- a CDS encoding NusG domain II-containing protein — MKKGDLVIFALIIIGIISVYTYNGRQGEDDVLIVEVRIDGEVVDRFNLEDEVDKEYHTEYGFNHLHIHDGSASIIAADCRDQICVNTKDATKAREALVCVPNRFTVEIIGEGGDIDVISQ, encoded by the coding sequence ATGAAAAAAGGTGACCTCGTTATTTTTGCCCTCATCATTATAGGCATTATTAGTGTGTATACATATAATGGGCGTCAAGGTGAAGATGATGTGCTAATCGTAGAAGTACGTATTGACGGCGAAGTGGTGGATCGTTTTAACCTAGAAGATGAGGTCGATAAAGAATATCATACGGAATATGGATTTAACCATTTACATATTCATGATGGCAGTGCTAGCATTATTGCTGCAGACTGTCGTGACCAAATTTGTGTGAACACAAAAGATGCAACAAAGGCTAGAGAGGCTCTTGTATGCGTTCCGAACCGATTCACAGTAGAAATTATCGGCGAAGGAGGGGATATTGATGTCATCTCACAATAA
- a CDS encoding DUF1189 family protein — protein sequence MKLKHFFDRILRSIHSSEFYVIVTSEKLSKAFIYIFLIISIVGSVSGLIQGILSNNQLKEAITVAKSDSFPDFSFSNGRFSIDRDDPIVYDFDDYYVFIVDPTNTKTINDLAGYEAGYLLQPESIYISTIGNSPVRYDLSLLTGLDFNKMDLIAYMETLSSFLVPLVILFSIIFIIIGTMFKSLFLFLLGIMMRSMNQIITLTNAGIYKMVLYSMTIGILLTEIIALILIFTPIVHLSPWISSLLPFLTFYLPSSLLLSKGMKAYKDTHSEPPTL from the coding sequence ATGAAACTAAAGCATTTTTTTGATCGAATTCTACGTTCGATACATTCTTCTGAATTTTACGTGATCGTCACTTCAGAAAAACTATCCAAAGCATTCATTTACATTTTTTTGATTATCAGTATTGTCGGTTCAGTATCAGGGTTGATTCAAGGAATCCTAAGCAACAATCAATTAAAAGAAGCCATTACTGTAGCAAAATCCGATTCTTTCCCTGATTTTTCTTTTTCCAATGGACGTTTTTCGATTGATCGCGATGATCCGATTGTCTATGATTTTGATGACTATTATGTCTTTATCGTTGACCCGACCAATACAAAAACAATTAATGATTTGGCCGGATATGAAGCCGGTTATTTACTCCAACCAGAATCCATATACATATCGACTATCGGTAACTCTCCTGTACGTTATGATCTTTCACTTTTAACCGGGCTAGACTTTAACAAGATGGACTTGATTGCATATATGGAAACGTTATCTTCATTTTTGGTTCCCTTGGTCATCCTCTTTAGCATTATCTTTATCATAATCGGAACGATGTTTAAGAGTTTGTTTTTGTTTTTACTCGGGATCATGATGCGAAGTATGAATCAAATCATCACCTTAACAAATGCCGGTATATATAAGATGGTTTTATACTCCATGACTATTGGTATCCTTCTCACCGAAATCATCGCATTGATCTTAATTTTTACACCTATAGTTCATCTGAGTCCTTGGATTTCTTCATTATTGCCTTTTTTAACTTTCTATCTGCCAAGCTCTCTGTTACTTTCTAAAGGAATGAAGGCATATAAGGATACCCACAGCGAACCGCCTACACTCTAA
- the yfcE gene encoding phosphodiesterase yields MKKIMFISDIHGSATCVEKAIKAYKKEKPDVLIVLGDILYHGPRNPLPEGYDPKGVIKQLNELQDDIIAVRGNCDAEVDQMVLDFDIMQGEARLWIDATQIFATHGHLYANQPPQNLKSGSVFIQGHTHVPIVKKTEQGVWHVNPGSITLPKEGHPKTYAIFEDKKITVKTIEGDCYIEQDLRV; encoded by the coding sequence ATGAAAAAAATAATGTTCATATCAGATATTCACGGATCGGCAACCTGTGTAGAAAAAGCCATCAAAGCTTATAAAAAAGAAAAACCGGATGTTTTGATTGTTCTTGGCGATATACTTTATCACGGTCCGAGAAATCCTCTTCCAGAAGGATATGACCCTAAGGGTGTTATTAAGCAGCTTAATGAGTTACAAGACGATATTATAGCGGTTCGAGGTAACTGTGATGCAGAAGTGGATCAAATGGTGCTGGACTTTGATATTATGCAAGGTGAAGCGAGATTGTGGATAGACGCAACCCAAATATTTGCAACCCATGGACATCTCTATGCAAATCAGCCTCCACAAAACTTAAAAAGTGGCAGTGTTTTTATTCAAGGACATACCCATGTTCCGATAGTAAAAAAAACAGAGCAAGGCGTGTGGCATGTTAATCCGGGATCAATTACGTTACCCAAAGAAGGACATCCAAAAACATATGCTATCTTTGAAGACAAAAAAATAACAGTCAAAACCATAGAAGGCGACTGTTATATTGAACAAGATCTTAGAGTGTAG